The following proteins are encoded in a genomic region of Candidatus Zixiibacteriota bacterium:
- a CDS encoding cohesin domain-containing protein has product MHKKYLVLFFSAILALLWFGSAFSQDPGVPDTVRVECLEKVRPNSQVVLNVYAYNDEELGAFTIPITFPDTVSNMDISLDSVSFVGTRAASATLRNDRSDNTSWKVDSTDVVNKNRLTIWAVWFGAGLGSGSGLVAKVYFRTGPTWDSTQYVPVVTIFIPPGSYFEFLPVVGDAFVPVFVKGCLGLGQAPTPTITVTSPNGGENWIVGSSHNITWTSQNFSNNVKIEYSTNAGSTWNTIIASTSNSGTYPWTIPNAPTTQARVKVSNVTNGGIPWDMSDANFTISVVPTINVTSPNGGESWCVGSSHNITWTSTGTIANVKLEYSTNAGSSWITIIASTPNDGTESWLIPNTPSTTSLVRVSEANTGTPSDVSNANFTIAPQVITVTSPNGGETWQAGSSHNITWTSSCFSGNVKLEYSTDAGSSWITIIASTSNSETYAWSVPNTPSTNSLVRVSDAADGTPNDISNAIFTISPPPQAMLQITSPNGGETWFVGSSHNITWTSQGLISNVKIEYSTNAGANWSLIIASTANTGTYPWTIPDTPSESSLVKISDASNGEVSDISDALFTIKKAVISGCKILLDISHGFATTPEPLDTTYWSHLISALRAAGHTVVTDQLNFNLSGYNVVFLSVPGKDYTAGELSALQTFVLNGGAVVISAEHSGGFGTTYLNHVANLFGINFKSNVVLDDTHNDQDNNNWPLITNYVAHATTSGINTTVIYAGSSLELSGSAYAIAYADTDAYVMPPVKALPPTNALYAGKFERVPVPGLSPVGDNVSAAPTIVVMAASEYGNGKVWAVGDFNIWADDYAEQNIGIDYYDNQQLALNVFDWSCTTKPGAAVVVSMPDTCVKLGEFILIPVNVSDVTDKGVYSAEITLSFDKSILKATDATLLGTIAEGRLMFFNKYDDSIRIAISGTAPLSGSGPLVYVGFNVLSLPKDSTIIHFDRMRFNEGIPSVVTKDAVIKPCEVFQISGVIRYCLNNTPVDAALVKITGGKTGSVLTDASGGYSFLNLTGGLDYTVRPDKADDASGSITAYDASLILRFVVHLINLSSCQKLSADVTGNCEVSAYDASYILRHVVGQITQFPIGKDWKFFPASFVLDANPCLGIPDSIFYAALLDNKFNQDYKGILYGDVSGNWAGKVVIAGIPKQISVLPKITAKEFIVKPGEEFTLPIELVDLGETYSAEFSLSYNADWLEAKTVTPSELTSGFMLEQKIADGQIKIALAGAKPVTGTGSIVGITFKVSDQAKIGDRAEIKLQNLRLNESDLMEPNLAYVISVGAQVPKEFSLSQNHPNPFNPATSIQYTLPIRSHVVLVVYNLLGQKVSTLVDEVKEAGIHQVTWNGKDNKGNTVTSGVYFYRIKADNFSEVKKMVLMK; this is encoded by the coding sequence ATGCACAAAAAATATTTAGTCCTATTCTTCTCAGCCATACTGGCTTTGCTCTGGTTTGGTTCTGCCTTTTCACAGGACCCCGGTGTTCCGGATACAGTCAGAGTAGAGTGTCTGGAAAAGGTACGTCCTAATTCTCAGGTTGTTTTGAACGTTTATGCATACAATGATGAAGAATTAGGTGCCTTTACTATCCCTATAACCTTTCCGGATACAGTTAGCAATATGGATATTTCTCTCGATTCGGTAAGCTTTGTAGGGACAAGAGCCGCCTCAGCTACCTTGAGAAATGATAGAAGTGATAACACCTCGTGGAAGGTGGATAGCACGGATGTTGTTAATAAGAACAGGTTAACAATCTGGGCTGTCTGGTTCGGTGCAGGCCTGGGTTCTGGAAGTGGCCTTGTAGCTAAAGTTTACTTCAGAACCGGTCCCACCTGGGATTCAACCCAGTATGTTCCCGTAGTTACCATCTTTATCCCTCCTGGAAGCTATTTTGAGTTTTTACCTGTAGTTGGGGATGCATTTGTACCTGTTTTTGTCAAAGGCTGCCTGGGCTTGGGACAAGCACCTACTCCAACCATCACGGTTACCTCTCCCAATGGAGGGGAGAACTGGATAGTTGGAAGTTCACATAACATCACCTGGACCTCTCAGAATTTCAGCAATAACGTGAAGATAGAATACTCCACCAATGCCGGCTCAACCTGGAACACGATTATCGCCAGCACCTCCAACAGCGGAACTTATCCCTGGACAATTCCGAATGCGCCAACAACTCAAGCCAGGGTAAAAGTCTCCAATGTCACCAATGGAGGAATCCCCTGGGATATGAGCGATGCTAATTTCACTATCAGCGTTGTGCCAACTATAAACGTTACCTCACCCAATGGAGGTGAAAGCTGGTGCGTGGGAAGTAGCCACAACATAACCTGGACTTCTACCGGGACAATAGCCAATGTAAAATTGGAATATTCCACCAATGCCGGCTCAAGCTGGATTACTATTATTGCCAGCACTCCGAATGACGGAACAGAATCCTGGCTTATCCCCAACACCCCTTCAACTACTTCTCTGGTCAGGGTCTCTGAGGCAAACACCGGTACCCCCTCAGATGTGAGCAACGCCAATTTCACCATTGCTCCACAGGTAATCACCGTCACCTCACCCAATGGAGGAGAAACCTGGCAGGCAGGCTCATCCCATAACATCACCTGGACCTCTTCCTGTTTTAGCGGGAACGTAAAGTTGGAGTATTCGACTGATGCTGGCTCAAGCTGGATCACCATCATCGCCAGCACTTCAAATAGCGAAACCTATGCCTGGTCAGTACCAAATACCCCCTCGACCAATAGTCTGGTCAGGGTTTCAGATGCGGCGGATGGAACACCCAATGATATAAGCAATGCGATTTTCACCATCTCGCCACCGCCTCAAGCTATGTTACAGATTACCTCACCCAATGGAGGAGAAACCTGGTTCGTGGGGAGTTCTCACAATATCACCTGGACCTCTCAGGGGTTAATATCTAACGTGAAGATAGAATACTCCACCAATGCTGGAGCAAACTGGTCACTCATTATTGCCAGCACTGCCAATACTGGAACTTACCCCTGGACTATCCCGGATACCCCGTCAGAAAGCTCCCTGGTGAAAATTTCAGATGCTTCAAATGGGGAAGTATCTGACATAAGCGATGCTTTATTTACTATCAAAAAGGCGGTTATCTCCGGATGTAAGATACTTTTAGACATAAGCCATGGGTTTGCAACTACCCCTGAACCCCTGGATACGACTTACTGGTCGCACCTGATCTCAGCTCTCAGGGCTGCCGGACATACTGTGGTCACAGACCAGCTTAATTTCAATTTAAGCGGGTATAACGTGGTTTTCCTTTCAGTGCCCGGAAAAGATTATACCGCAGGTGAGCTTTCCGCTTTACAGACCTTTGTGCTGAATGGCGGGGCGGTGGTTATAAGTGCGGAGCACAGCGGAGGATTTGGAACCACCTATCTTAACCATGTAGCTAACCTTTTCGGAATAAACTTCAAGAGCAATGTGGTGTTAGATGATACCCACAATGACCAGGATAACAATAACTGGCCACTTATCACCAATTACGTAGCACATGCTACTACTTCAGGAATAAACACCACTGTCATTTACGCTGGCTCGAGTTTAGAGCTTTCCGGCTCCGCTTATGCGATTGCTTATGCGGATACTGATGCCTATGTTATGCCGCCTGTAAAAGCACTACCACCAACCAACGCACTTTATGCTGGAAAGTTTGAAAGAGTACCAGTGCCCGGTCTTAGTCCAGTTGGAGACAACGTCTCTGCTGCACCCACCATAGTGGTGATGGCTGCGTCCGAATACGGAAATGGCAAGGTCTGGGCAGTGGGCGATTTCAATATCTGGGCAGATGATTACGCCGAGCAGAATATCGGCATAGACTATTATGATAACCAGCAGTTAGCTCTGAACGTGTTCGACTGGTCCTGCACTACCAAGCCGGGTGCCGCCGTCGTGGTCAGTATGCCGGATACCTGCGTTAAATTAGGCGAATTCATTTTGATACCGGTGAACGTATCGGATGTCACTGACAAAGGGGTATATTCGGCTGAGATCACGCTATCTTTCGATAAATCGATCCTCAAGGCAACTGATGCTACCCTTCTGGGAACCATTGCCGAAGGCAGGCTGATGTTCTTTAATAAGTATGATGACTCGATCAGAATAGCCATATCCGGAACTGCACCATTGTCTGGAAGTGGACCGTTAGTCTATGTGGGCTTCAATGTTTTATCCCTGCCAAAAGATTCAACTATTATCCACTTTGACAGGATGAGATTCAATGAAGGAATTCCATCGGTTGTAACTAAGGATGCAGTAATCAAACCCTGCGAGGTATTCCAGATCTCAGGCGTGATCAGATATTGCCTGAACAATACCCCGGTGGATGCGGCTCTGGTAAAAATAACCGGTGGCAAGACCGGCTCGGTTTTGACAGATGCCAGTGGCGGATACAGTTTCTTGAATCTCACCGGAGGGTTGGACTACACGGTCAGACCTGATAAAGCCGATGACGCTTCCGGCTCAATTACTGCCTATGATGCTTCCCTTATCTTAAGATTTGTGGTTCATCTGATTAACCTCTCCTCCTGCCAGAAGCTCTCAGCGGACGTAACCGGCAACTGTGAGGTCTCGGCTTATGATGCTTCTTATATCTTAAGACACGTGGTCGGACAGATAACCCAGTTCCCGATTGGAAAGGACTGGAAATTCTTCCCCGCAAGCTTTGTCCTGGATGCGAACCCTTGTTTAGGCATACCGGATTCCATCTTCTATGCAGCGCTTCTGGACAATAAGTTCAACCAGGATTACAAAGGAATTCTGTACGGGGACGTTTCCGGCAACTGGGCAGGCAAGGTGGTCATTGCTGGCATTCCAAAACAGATCAGTGTTCTTCCAAAGATCACTGCTAAGGAGTTCATAGTGAAACCGGGTGAGGAGTTCACTCTGCCGATCGAGCTGGTAGACCTTGGAGAGACCTATTCTGCGGAGTTCAGCTTAAGCTACAATGCGGACTGGTTAGAGGCAAAGACAGTAACTCCATCTGAGCTTACTTCTGGATTTATGCTGGAGCAGAAGATTGCAGACGGCCAGATAAAGATAGCCTTGGCTGGTGCCAAGCCTGTGACCGGAACTGGAAGCATTGTCGGGATAACCTTTAAGGTCTCGGATCAGGCAAAAATCGGAGATAGAGCTGAGATAAAACTGCAGAATCTTAGATTGAATGAAAGCGACCTTATGGAGCCGAATTTAGCCTATGTGATCTCAGTTGGTGCTCAGGTGCCTAAGGAGTTCTCTTTATCCCAGAACCATCCTAACCCGTTCAACCCGGCAACCAGCATCCAGTATACCCTTCCGATCAGATCTCATGTGGTTTTAGTGGTTTACAATCTCTTAGGACAGAAGGTTTCGACCCTGGTAGATGAGGTAAAAGAAGCCGGAATACATCAGGTGACCTGGAACGGAAAGGATAATAAGGGCAATACGGTTACCAGCGGAGTCTATTTCTATCGTATAAAAGCTGATAACTTCTCTGAAGTTAAAAAGATGGTTTTGATGAAGTAG
- a CDS encoding cohesin domain-containing protein, whose protein sequence is MMKKKFFKVIFWNFLSLLLFSGLAFAGTVPVSIPDTSGSPGDAIQVPISVQNILPSDTVRSAEMTLIFNPAIIQPESIKVIYTGTLTQNWFPADYVTDSVINIALAGADSISGSGTLVFLRFKVRSSALPGDSSVIHFTKMMFNEGAPTVSIKDGVLRITPTSVHENENLNLPRDFNLGQNYPNPFNPTTTIPFRVRSLEFGAGRPTHTTLVIYNLLGQKVNTLLDESLKPGLYQAIWNGKNDAGEKVPSGVYFYRLTSGSLSETRKMVLMR, encoded by the coding sequence ATGATGAAAAAGAAATTCTTCAAAGTGATTTTCTGGAACTTTTTGAGCCTTCTGCTCTTCTCCGGATTAGCCTTTGCCGGTACCGTGCCAGTTTCGATTCCTGATACTTCAGGGTCACCTGGAGATGCAATCCAAGTACCGATATCGGTACAAAATATTTTACCTTCTGATACAGTCCGATCTGCGGAAATGACTCTTATTTTTAATCCTGCGATAATACAACCTGAGAGTATTAAAGTCATTTATACTGGAACTCTGACTCAAAATTGGTTTCCGGCGGATTATGTCACAGATTCAGTAATCAATATTGCCCTGGCGGGGGCAGATTCTATAAGCGGGAGCGGAACTTTAGTCTTTCTAAGATTTAAAGTCCGCTCCTCCGCTTTACCGGGAGACAGCTCAGTCATTCATTTCACAAAAATGATGTTCAACGAAGGAGCACCTACTGTCTCAATTAAAGATGGCGTGTTGAGAATCACCCCGACATCAGTTCACGAAAATGAAAACCTGAATCTTCCCAGGGATTTTAATTTAGGGCAGAACTATCCAAACCCGTTTAATCCCACTACCACCATTCCCTTCCGGGTTCGGAGTTTGGAGTTTGGAGCTGGAAGACCCACCCACACCACCCTGGTCATCTACAATTTACTCGGACAAAAGGTGAACACTCTATTGGATGAAAGCCTGAAGCCGGGATTATATCAAGCTATCTGGAATGGGAAAAATGATGCAGGAGAAAAAGTACCCAGCGGAGTCTATTTTTACCGGCTTACCAGTGGAAGTCTTTCTGAAACCAGGAAGATGGTGCTGATGCGGTAA